Part of the Limihaloglobus sulfuriphilus genome is shown below.
AAATACTGTCAACTACGATTTATTTTTTGGTTACTGAGAAAAACCTGTGAGGGGAATTTACCAGAACCAACAGTGTGCAATATTGCTTTTAGAAACTATAATAAGCCCTATTGCCGGCTAAAACTACGCTGTTTCAGCTAAAAATCGCTTGAGTTTATTTTAATTATTAGAAAATGTCAAATAGTTTTATTTGAAAATTAATTTTTGTCTAAAAACTTACTTTGTTGAAATGTTGGATTAAATAGTTAGAATATCCGGACTTTACATTTTTAACCTATAATAAAGAAACGATATGAAACCATTAAAAAGATTATTAGATTATGTCTGGCCACAGTGGCCGCGTCTTGCAGTTCTGGGTGTCTGCGTGATTGTAATAGCTGTCTTTACGGCGGCGAGCTTTCTTACGATTATCCCGCTGCTTAAGACCATGATGAGCAGAGAAGGCATTCACGGCTGGGTAGATAGCAAACTCTGTGAAACACGCTACGGGATGGACCTTTATATGCCGGATGTCATTGACATTAGCTCAGATGAGAATCTTGCGTATTTTTTAACAGTAATATCCGTTGAAGACGACTCAGCGGCTGACTTGGCCGGCATTGAACCCGGCGACAGCATCGTCAAGGCAGCAGACGGCGAACATGACGCCGAAGCGAGAATGACATCTGCCAGGATGCTTGAGATACTAAGCCGGGCTCCGGAAAATCGGGATATAGAGTTAGAAATACTGCGGAAAACTCCAGATGGCCATATTGGCAGAGATCCCATTAAGATATCAATGGATACTTCTAAAGTCCCTTTCTATTACGGTACCGTAGTAAGCCTGATGAATTATGTCACCAGGGAAAATTCAGAAAAAGTAAAAATACGTGCGATACAGCTGGTTCTGCTTTTCGCTCTCGCGGCAACAATGTTTAGATGTGTGGCGAGGTTTTTCCAGGACTACATTGCGCATAAGATTGTCAACATCGCCCTAAACCTGTTGCGAAATGATTGTTACAAGCATATCCTGAGAATGCCTGAAAGCTTCTTTGACAAACAGGGCAGAACTGATTTTGCCAGCAGGCTCGTCAAAGACACAGAGGCTGCCGGCGCAGGAGTAAAAGTACTTCTAACCAAGGCAATAAGAGAGCCGGCAAAGGCCATCGCAACTCTCGCCGCCGCCCTTCTGCTTCATTGGCAGATTGTAGTAGTTTTTCTGCTTGCATCACCATTTGTAGGAATTGTAGTACAGAGACTTGGCAAAAAAATCAAAAAAGCCACCCGCCGCTCTCTGGTAGAATGGTCTAATATGCTTACAAAGATTGAGGATACAACTACCGGTTTGCGGGCTGTAAAGGTTTACAACAAACAGGGATATGAAAATATACGTTTTCAGAAAATCAACTCCAGTCTGCTCAAACAGCAGATGAAAATAGCCAAAATCACAGCCGCGACAAGCCCCCTGCTTGAAATACTGGGAATGATCGCGGGCCTGTTTGCACTGCTTTTTGCCTTAAATTATGTAATTGAAGGCCACCTGGAGCCTGAAAAATTCTTCACTCTTATCATTCTGCTTGGCACATCAGCCGAGTCAGTCCGCAAAAGCAGCAATACCTGGAACCGCCTGCAGGAATCCAACGCCGCGATATCAAGAGTATTTCATATTCTTGACTCCCCTCTTGAGAAAGACTGCGAAAATCCGAAAAAACTCAAAGGTTTAAAAGAGTCTATTGAATTCCGAAATATCTCTTTCGCGTATCCTGCTTCTGAAACGAATGTTTTGAATAATCTTAATCTGTCCATAAAAGTCGGCAGCAAAGTCGCGATCGTCGGCCACAACGGCTCGGGCAAGACAACCCTGCTGAATCTTTTACCCAGGTTCTATGATCCGCAAAGCGGCCAGGTGCTTTTTGACGGGCAGGATATAAGCAAAGTCAGCCTGGCGGAGCTTCGTTCCAAAATAGCCGTTGTATCTCAGAAAACTATTACCTTTAATGACACCATTTTTAACAACATCGCATACGGCAAAGACAACGCTACAGAACAGGAAGTAATTGAAGCCGCACAACAGGCTTATGCACATGAGTTTATCGACATTCTGCCGGATAAATACAATTCGTTTATCGGCCAGGACGGCGCAGGACTAAGCGGCGGCCAGCTTCAGCGAATTGTTATAGCAAGAGCTATTCTTAAAAAACCGCAGATTCTGATTTTCGATGAAGCCATGAGCCAGGTTGACGCCGACAGCGAATCCAAAATATACAAGGCACTCGAAGAAATGACGCATGATCGTACAAGTTTTGTCATTGCTCACAGGTTTTCTACGGTTGTGAATTCAGACCTTATAATAGTAATGAAGGATGGTTCAATCGAAGATCAGGGCAGCCACGAAGACTTGATGCAGCGGAGTGATACTTACAGAAAATTATATACAACTCAATTACTGTAAAAGATTTATGGCTTCTAACAACATAAAAGCGGTGTTCTTCGACCTTGGAGAAACTATCTTTAATTACGGAGACTTTGATAAAACCAAAGCTATCAAACAAGCGGCAAGCTTAAGCTATGATTATCTTGCAGACATCAGCCAGCCGACAGGGACGTTTTTGAGATATTTTCTTCGCCATTTAATCGAAATTCGTTTGAGATATGTATGGTCAGAATGGACCGGCAGAGAATTTAACTCGCTGGATGTCATGAAAAACCGAGGCGCCAGGAAAGGGTACCACTTAACTGAGGAGCAATGGTCTCATTTCCATTGGTTATGGTACAAACCTCTAAGCGAAATATGTGAAATTGAACATGATTTGCCCCAGACCCTTGATAAGCTCACAAATATGGGCCTTAAACTGGGCATAATTTCAAACACGTTTATTAACGGCTGTTCGCTTGACAGGCATTTGGAAAGTTTTGGAATTCTTCATTATTTCCCAATACGCGTTTATTCATGCTCTTTAGGCATAAGAAAACCGCATCCTGAGATATTTAGGTATGCCGCCCGGCAGGCAAAGCTCGACATCAACCAGATCGTGTATGTAGGCGACAGAATTGATTTTGATGTTATAGGTTCATCAAAAGCAGGCATGAATCCCGTTCTAAAACGTGCATTTTCAAGTAAAAACAAAAGCATCCCTGCTGGAACGTTTGCAATTGACAGGCTCTCAGAGTTGCCGGGATTGCTGGAAAGTGCAGTTTTTAATTCAGATTAGTTCCAAAAGATGCATTTGATAGACATATCCTTAAACACTGATATATTGTGAGGCGTTTCAACGACAAACTGAAACTGCAATCGACGATAGCCCCAATTTCTCACTTAGGGGTGTAAAACAGGGTTTATGGTAGCGCCCGCGGTGTTGGTGTGTCGCCAAAGGGGGTCTTAATCTTTGACCTGGCTGCTGTATATTTTGGGTGGCTTCTGCAGCGGCAGATCCATGTTCAGGTGGTGCAGTATCAGACGCTGATCTGCCTCGGGCTCGGTGTACCTCTCCATCAAGAGGTACCGACCGTCAAGTGTTTCAAATGTCACATCAAGCATCTGGATACGGCTCATCGTTTCCAGGGCAGCCTGTGCGGTCAGGCCGCAGGCACTCACCCGCAGCTTATGCCGCAATGTCACCTGCAGGCAATAGCTTATAAACGCCACAAAGATATGGGCATCAACACGCTCTTCTTTATGGTGATATACAGGGCGAATGCCAAGATCACTCTTGAGTTCTCTGAAAGACTGCTCAACGTTGCACTGCAGCATATACTCATTCCAGAGTGCCTTACCATCCTTGCCCTTCTGATTAGTCCGCAAAAAGTACTTGCCGTCACGATAGATCATATCACGGTATTTCTGCCGGTTTATGTGATACCTGAATTCGCCGGCTTCAATCCGCTCCTTTTGCCCCGGAATATCGAGCTCCACACATCTATAAGCGTTACCGGCCTGTGATTGCAAAGCCCCAAGGCGTTTATAAAAACGTTCATAATTGCGATATCCCTTGAGTTTTTCAAGTCCGTCAAGATATTTACGCAGTTTTCTTTTACGCATGGCCCTCTCCTTTTGCATACGATCCCTGCTCCTGGCAAGGACATAGCATTCGCCCTCTTTTTCGATGTATTTCACATGAACACTGCTGTTTACCTGCTCCCAGTCCTTTTGAGAAAGTTCACTGCTATAATCATCGAGCTGTCTGCGGGGTGTGCCAACAAGATAGCTTATATTGTTCTTACGCATGAACTTGAGCGTAGCTTCCGTTGGTATGCCCCTGTCCATCAGCCAGACCCTGTTGGCCTTGCCGTACATTGTTTCTATCTTGTTGAGCAGGGGTCTTAATGTCGTCTTTTCAGATGTATTTCCCTGAAGTACTTCATAGTCAAGAGGAAAGCCCTCCGGCGTAACAACAAGGGCTATCAGCACCTGTCTGCAATCACTGCGTCTGTCTTTGCTGTGGCCGAATTCTGCCTTGGGATTCTGCTTGCATAGCCCCTCGAAATACGTGCTGGTGATATCATAGAGCAGGATGTCGTACTCAAGGTTGAACATTCCTTGCCAGGTGTCTTTAAGGTATTTGCAAAGTTCGTCTTTGTATGGAAGGATACGGTCAAGACAACGGTAGAGCCTGTTTTTCTCGGCAATCTCAAAATCACAATCAAGGATGGCGTCCATAGCACTCTGGCTGAACCAGTGCTGATGGACAAAGTATTCGGCAGAAGGTTTTATCAGCCTGCTCACCGTAAGCAACTTGAGGACTTTTGAGAATGCGACCGGCGATCTGTCTGTATCAATCCGCTCTGACCAGAAGCGGTCAAAACCAAGCTGATCCCACATCTCAGAAGCCAGCCAGCAATCGCCAAACCTACGCGGTCGTTCCAGTCTCATCTTTGAGATGTTAACCGGTATCGTATCAACATCGTGACAGCTCTGGTTGTCCTGATCAAAAGCAAAAAGGGTTTTGTGTACAGGTTTGTTATCTTCGTTGATTATCTCAATTGATCTCTGTCAGGCCTTCTTTTGAGAGTCGCTGATCTCACCAAGGTAAAGAACCACCTTCTCCACATGCCGATTACCGGAGACCTTCCGCTTCTCAGCAATACTGTAATAGGTGTTGCATTTACCGTTCTTTTTACGCCTGTGCTTTTTCAAATACATACCCAAATTATCGCATAGAAATTCACCTATGCAATAGGGCAGGTCTGTACCAAAGCCAAATCCAGAATCGAAACACCCCTCAAAGGCCAGAAACATCGAAAATATTTTTATTTTTACCGGTTTCGAGACCTAAGTGAGAAATTGGGGTTAGAGAAGTTTTCCATCATAGATAATTCAAAAAAGAACAGAAAATTTTGTTGAACATAGATTTGTTCTTGATTTTTAATATATAGACGGTATTATAGCCAGCTCAATTGCGGCGGCGTAGCCAAGTGGACTAAGGCGTCGGTTTGCAAAACCGATATTCATGGGTTCGAATCCCATCGCCGCCTCTCATCTGTTTTCTGCCCTGAGAGCTCAAAAACGCGGTTTTTAGTGTCATGAGGTTGGTTTTTCGATTATTTCGCATACCCCGAAAATCCCATTTTTCTGTTCGTATTAGTTCGCCTGAATTCGTATTAGTGCGCCCTTAGAGGGACAGTGGGAGGGCCTGTAATTGTCAACCACTCATGAGACCGCTGAAAAACTCCAGATTTAGCCTTATTTTATCTTTCACAAGTGCATAGAATTGATGGTTTGGCGAAATTTGCGGGACAGGTGTAAGCCAATCGGGACAAAATTTGGGCGTAAAATCGCTCATTTTCTGTGTCAGGACGTACATTCCCCACTGTTCATTGGCACTGGCTTATAAATTTGTAGAATATCAGCCAGCTTTTTTCAGCCGGTAGCCGGTTATCCGGGCCTGGCGAAAATAGCGTGTTTCAATCTCGGTTGGCACAAACTTGGCATCACGTGCCGGTGCTTCAGGCAGGTTGCCGAAGAATACATCATCAGGACGGTTCCCGTCTAATGCCATATGCGGCCGCCAGGCGTTATACCAGAATACAAATTCACTGCATAACTCATGCAGATGATCGATACCTCTGATGATTGGAACATGGTTGAGCCATTCTGATTTTAGGGTTAAATTTGCCCTTTCTGTTACAGCGATCGAACCTTTCTTCCCGATGGCTCCAAGTCGGTGTTTAATCCTGTTGTTATTCTTCAGGCACTCAGCGAAAGCCTCACTTATAAATACGCTGCCCTGATCGGAAATGATGTGCTTTGGAGAACCATACCTTTCTATGGCTTCATCCATGGCATTGATTACCCAGCCGGCATTGGGTCCTTCCAGCGGCACTGCAGCCATTATCTTGCGTGAAAAGTGATCGATAATAACGCAGACATGCACCTCTAATAAGCCCCATTTATAGACAATTGTAGTATCAATTGACCAAACATGGTTTGGGTACCAGGCAGGGATTGAACGGGACTCGGTTTCATCTTCTGTTTTCTTTGATTTGAGTGCTTTGCGTGGTGTTTTTCGCGGCTGCGGCCTGTTGAGTATATTCCTGACAGTCGAGGCTGAGAGAAAGATGCCCAGTAGTTTGAGCTGGTTGGCAACTCTGAACCTACCCCAGCCTGCATTTGATTTTGCTATCCGCCAGACCAGAGCAGCCAACTCGGCAGGTGTTATGTTTGCCGGGACTGTCAATCGGCGCTTTAAATTAGGTCACTATGAGCGCGTTCAAAATGGGTCAGTTAAACCAGTTGTTATTTACTATTTTTAGTTTCATTTGTCAAGTTGGATTTGGATAAAACGATTATTTTCGACGTTATTGGGCAGATACGCCAGGCCTGTTTCGCCCGGACCGGCGGCCGGGTGAGAATGGGCCACCCAAAAAGCTCGTCGGAACCTGGCCGCCGCAAGCCGGGCGGGACAGGCCGGTTAAGACTGAGTCAGCCTTCATGGCCGGCTCTTTTCTCACAGGCACCATGCTCGGCACGGTCCTTGAGACGGTAGCTGCGGCCTGTGATGTTGATGATCTCAGCATGATGCAAAAACCTGTCCAGGATTGCGGTTGCCGATGGTACATCACCAATGAGCTTGCCCCAGTCTTCCAGCGGCCTGTTGGAGGTCATCATCGTGGATTTGTTTTCATGTCGCCGCATAATGATCTCCAGCAGATACTCGCCGCAGCGTTTTGGCAGATGCTTGATGCCCATGTCATCGATTATCAGCAGCTCCGGCTTGAGATATCTGTTCATTACCTTATCCTGACAGGCAAAGGCATCTTCGTGCAGAAAATCCCTGGCAACATCAAATATCGAGCGGTACCGCACAGCCATGCCTGCCTTGACTGCCTGATAGCCTATCGCCTGACACAAATGACTCTTGCCCACACCCGGAGGGCCAAGCAGCAGAACATCAACGCCCTCACTGATAAAGCGGCATGTGGCCATATCAAATATCCGGCTTCTTTTAATCGAAGTATTGAACTGCCAGTCAAACTCCTCCAGTGTCTTGAGTTCTCTAAACCCGGCAGCCTTAATACCCCTTTGGATCTGGCGATGCTTTCTGACCAGCATCTCATCCTGCAGGATCAGTTCTAAAAACTCAGCATGAGTGAGGCTGTTGCCGGCTGCCTCCTGCAATCGAACTTCAAGTGTCTCAAGCATACCTGACAACCTTAGTGATTTTAATGTGTTATGCAGTGAATTGTTCATAATAATCTGCTCCTGAATAAGTTATGATTATTGTTCAGCCCAGAACCTCTCTTACGAATTCTCCGTAACTGGAGATATCTCTGATAATAGGGTGCTCATCTATAAATTCCATCTGGAGCTGCCTGTCACCGCCGTGTTTAATAATACTCCTGATGGTCTTCAATCGAAAAGCATTGTGGCTTAACGCTATTTTACATGCATTATCGATTTTGTTACCTTTATAGGTATTGGTCATATTCAGCAAGCCCAGAAGTACGCGGATACCAGGTATTCCTCTGGCCTCAAGCATCTGCAGGGCCCATCTCTCGGCATTGTCACCTATCAGACTGACTCGTTCAAGCATCCATACAACGCCGTTTTCTATCTTTGTTCTTTTCTCTGAATGAATATGTCCGTCCTGAGTCTGGAATCTGCCCGGCTCAACTTTAGCGTGAACAACAATCTGCTCCATGCTGCGGTTAAATACTCTTACCATATGGCCGTCCCATCTTGCCCATACCTTGCGGCCGGTATATTCCGGAGGCACCGAGTAATAGGTCCTCTCTACCTCTATATGGCCGTCCCTGTGAACGGACCGCTGAGCTTCTGTAAATGAAGGAAACCTTCCAACCGGAAGCCTCAATAAAGCAGGCTTTTCCTGTTCTGTGAACAATTTGCCTACCTGCTTGCGGGTAGTGCCGTGAATACGGGTATCGGCAATACGGCTCTCCCAGCTGAGAAGAAACTGATTCTGCTCTGAGAGGCTCTTAAAGCTGCGGCCCTTGAGGGCGTTATTTTTGACATATGCTACTGCTTTTTCAACCTTACCCTTGTGTCTTGGGGTATACGGCTTACAGGGTAAAATGGCGGTACCGTAATGACGGCAGAATGACACTATTTTTGGGTGTATCTCAGGATCATACCAGTCAGCTTTGTTTACAGCAGCTTTAAGATTATCTATTATCAGTGTTTGCGGAACACCGCCAAAGTGGTGAAAAGCGTTTTCCAGGCAATTTATAAAGTTATCGCCGGTCTGCCTGAAAACTGCCTCGCTGTAGGATTTACGGGAGAAGCTAAGCACTACCCGTATTACATGAGTTCTTTTTCGTCTGCCATCTTTCGTTATTACCGGTGCACCCGTACCAAAATCTATCTGAGCCTCTTCACCGGGCCTGCATTCAAGACGCCTGAACGGAACAGGCGAATTTTTACTGAGGCGGTTGACAAACCTGCGAACGCTGTGGTAGCTGACATCAGAGCCGTGGTCGTCACGAAGATCCTGCCATATACGCCGGCGGCTGAGCCCCATATCCAGCTTGTTCTTAATTATTTCACGGTAAGGCTCACAATTGCTTACCGGACCGGTTGAGCTTTGGGCCACCGACCCGGGAGGCGCGTTAGTGACCTGTTTTGAATTATCATTGTCTGATTTTGCATACTTACGCACCGTATCCAGGTGGATGCCAAGCTCTCTGGATATACGCCTGCAAGACCAGTTACGCTCTCTTAATGTCTGTATTACACTTCTTTTAGTCATTTTTAGATAGTTCGCCATAAAGACCTCCGTTATGTTTTCGATAATATCGATAATATAACGACTCTAAGGCAAAAACTTCCTTTCAAAATGACCTATTTTGACCCGCTCATTACTGACCTGTTTTCAGCGCCGCTTAACACATAGTTTCTTATTCATAGTGGAAAAGAATACAAAAACTCATTCTTTTTGCAAGGAATTTCATACGAAAAACCTATAAATAGTTTATTTGCAATACTTTACAACTGTTTAATTTATGTACCCCGCGAGAAAAAGTCGCATTTGTGAACACAACTCTCCTGGTTTGAAGATGAAGCACAAAGAACACATAAGCCGTTGTCAAACCTCGAAATGTCCAATTCCGTCTGAAGCACTACAATCTTCACATGAACCTAAAACAAACATCAAAAATTGCCCAAGTTCTGGGTGAAAGACAGAGGAAAATCTACGGTGTATTTCTTGCGGTTTGGGAATATAAAACTTAGCAAAACTCCAACAGTAAAACAGGAAAGCAATCCTGAAAGAGCAAAGACCCATACATTTACATTTGTACTATTTTTAACCCAAAGCTGAATGACGGCGCTTATAATGAAGGCTAAAAATGCGGCTAATGATCCTGTTCGTTTAGTGAAAATACCAAGCAGGAACAATCCGCCCAACCCCCCTCCAAACAAACCAAGAAGACCTGAGAAGTGGTCCCAGAGGGATTTTATAGGTAGTTGAGCCATAATAAGGGCCAATACCGTTCCGATAAGACCAACAAACAAAGTGCTAGCACGAGCAAGCAATAAAGATTTTCTTTCTGTGTGATCTTTGCCCAAACGTTTGTAAAAATCCGTTGTAACAGCAGCGCCAACACTGTTCATGCTGCTGTCAAGACTGCTCATGGCAGCTGCAAATACCGCTGCAATTACCAATCCCACCAAACCAATCGGCAATTGAGTTACAATAAAATAAGGAAAAATTGCATCTGTTTGCTTTATAGCAGGGTTAAGTTCTGCGGGATAAACGGTATAGAAAACAAACAAAGCTGATCCGATTCCAAAAAATATCATAGATGAAGGGATACAGATAATTGCGCTGATCCATATACTTTTGGCTGCTTTTTTTTCGGTAGATGTTGTGAGATATCGCTGAATAACGGTTTGGTCTGTACCGTAAGAAATAATGTTTTGTGCAAAGGCCCCGAAAAATAGCGCCACAAAAGTCGCATCACACAGGTCAAATCTAAAATCCCAAAAGCGAAACTTTCTCGCAGCATCTGCAATATCTACCATGCCATTCCAGCCACCGGGTACATTAAAGGGTATCAAAAACATACAGCTTACTGCACCTGTAAGCAGAATAATGACCTGTATGACATCTGTCCAGATAACAGCTTCAATTCCTCCCATCACCGCATAGAAAATACATATAAATCCCATTACCAGAATACAGATATTAATATTTATGCCTGTAACAATTGAAAGTGCTATAGATGGCAGGTACAGCACAATCCCTATCCTGCTGAGTTGCATCAACATAAATAACGAACTGCCAAGCAATCGGATGGTTAAATTAAAACGCAATTCAAGATATTCGTAAGCAGTGGTAATATTCAAACGTCTATAAAAAGGCAGAAAGCAAAATACAATAAACGGAGCTACCGCTACTATTGCAAAAACCACGTGAAAATATCTCCAGTCACTTGCGAACGTCTTGGCCGGTATCGCCATAAAGGATATCGCACTTAACTGAGTTCCGTATATACTCAAAGCAGCCGCCCACCATGGTATTCTCTGACCGGCTTTGAAAAAATCATTAGTATCCTTCATCTTCTTGGAGAAATATATACCCATTATAACCAGCAACAAAAGGAAAGCAGCCATTACTGTGTAATCGAGCCAATGAAAAGAACCTGAAATATCGACATCCCCGAACCATATCTCCGGGGTTCTAACGCCGGGCTTGATCTCACCCGAGGGGATTATAACATCTGCTGAATCTAAACTCGGCCAATGAACAGCAGTACAGTTCACTGGGCTTTCTGAAGGAAATTTGCCCGCCTCAACCCAGGTATTGGTAATAGTATGATATGCGTATAACGATCTTGAAAAACCTTCATGCGCAGCGTAGGCGTTGTTAAGTTCCGATCTAAGCAGTCCTGCGGCTTCCATGTTATTGTCGTTTAAAGCCTCCTTAAGATTGAATGCCATCTTTTCGAGCTCCAGATAAACAGGACCTTCATCTCCGCCAAGAACCATGATATGATTAGCCCCGCAGGCCCATGAAGCCCCTGCCATTAAACATACTGTTTCTTTTTTATCAATAGAAATATCCGATAATCGTGACCAGGATTGAGTTATTATATCGAACTTATAAGCATCGGTTAACGGTACTGTCGGTGTATCCGGCTGAATATTTCTTCCACTGAAAAGATAAAAACAATTATGGACGCCATCGCTTTGACATGATGAAACAGGAAAAACTCGCGGGTCGCCGGGCCATGGATGCATCGATATCCATTTAAACTCATCAGTTCCATTTTGTGAAATATCAAGCATATAAAAGGCTTTAGTTGCGGATGAGTCTTCCATAGTTGACTGGCCGCCGGCAATAAAAATCTTGTTGTTTGCCATCGCACCGGTCATGAATGACAAAGGTTGGGGTAATGAAGGATATTTATTTTTTTTTATCATTTCATTTTCTTCATCCCATTTCAAGATAAAACAATCCTGATAAACATGCTGAGAATCGCACCCCCCTATACATACTACTCCTTCATCGGTGGAAATTGAAACTCCGTAGGCGAGCGGCCGATTAAGCTTGAAAGTCTTATTCAGCCAGGAAAATCCCTCTTCGGTCTCACGCATAATGAAAATATCGTCATGCCAGAGTTTTTTGCCGCCTTCCCAAGGCATGTCTTCAGGAAAATTCGCCCCGCCGGCGAGGATTAAAACACCATTGTGGCTTCCAGCAAAGGCTCCGGCTACTCCCGGCTGTAAATCTCTCTGAGACGCGGGCGGCAAACCCGGAAGGTTGGACCATTTATAATAATCAGTATAAGTATCTTCTGACCGGCCGGCAGGTGAAAGAAATAAAATAATAAAGAAAAGAATATACAACCAGTGATAAAAGCTCTGAAAATTCATAATATTCTTAATTTTAATATTTTTAAACATATTACTGTAATTAAATTTATTCATTCCGGACTCTTCTTAATTAACTTTAACATTTCGTAAATAAAAAACTTAGTTGATGATATTCTCATTTACCAAAATTATATTCAACGGCTTTACGCATCTCATCCATTACCGCTACGGCGTTTTCAATAGGAGTTTCCTGCCTTAAAGGCTTAGCTGTTTCAAGCAGATATCCGCCTCCCTCGCTTAAAATCCGTACTGAATTTCTGATCTCTTCTCGTGCCTGTTCGGGATTTCCAAAAGGAATTGCACGCTGGGTGCTTATACCGCCTCTAAAAGTCAGATATTTGCCGAAATCCTTTTTGATCTTGACTATATCCATTGCCTCAGGCTGAAGGGGATGGAATATTTGCAGGCCGATATCAACATAATCACCCATCAATTCAGTATTATCGCCACAGGAATGCTGTCCGACAACTTTACCCGCCGAACGCACCTTTTCATATAACTTTGCATAACGCGGCTTATAAAATTTAAGATAGATATCCCGACTGATCATTAAGCCTTTCTGCCCACCGAAATCATCACCAAAGGTCACACATTCAACGGGAAGCTCAAGAACCTTATCCAATGCTGCCATATGCATCTCCAGAAGCATATCGAGCGCACCTGAGACAAATTCAGGGTTTAAGATATAATCCATGTATGTTTGTTCCAGACCGCGGAGACTCCACAACCGCTCGCCAAAGGAACTTGTAAACTGGTAGAAAATGAACTTATCCGGATTCAGATCTCTTGTCTGGACGATCCTGTCAATTTCACTTTGCGGAACCAGATCAATGACCGGAATCTTCTTTATGTCCGGTTCACTCAAGAGAGGTTCGGCCATTATGTATCCGCCCTGGTCGTGCCACCGCCAGCTGCATCCAAACATGTCCCTGCATCCCTGTTCTGTCCTGATATAATCTATAGGCCACAAAAGTCTTATTATATCATCATCCGGACAATGCCAGTTGATTCGAGGGCCAAGCTCTTTTTCGAGTATCTTTAAAAAGACATCTTCGATATATAAAGTAAAGGGTATTCTGTCAGGCTCCTGATGGTTTATTGCCGAGATGACACGTTCTTTTGAAGTCATAAAAACACTTCTCATCGAAAAATTTCCTTTCGAATTGATAATTAGAACTTATTTGAATATTTTTGATAAAACACACCCGATTTTTAGTTTTGTTGTGCAACAAGTAAACTATACCGTAAACGAGCAAAGATAATTTTTTCATATTTAGACTTTACTCCGCCCTCATACATACATCCAATATAGCCATCTTCCATATCAACAAGGCAAGAATATGCTGAAGGACCCGAATGTACAAGTATGTCACAGGGCCAGGTGTTTCCCTGATCAAAACTAGCCCTCACCGTCATCCTGAATCTCTCTCTATAAACTGCCGATGCCGGATTCGAGAATAATAGTACCGTTTTGCCCGTCACAGGATCAGCCATAGAA
Proteins encoded:
- a CDS encoding ABC transporter ATP-binding protein yields the protein MKPLKRLLDYVWPQWPRLAVLGVCVIVIAVFTAASFLTIIPLLKTMMSREGIHGWVDSKLCETRYGMDLYMPDVIDISSDENLAYFLTVISVEDDSAADLAGIEPGDSIVKAADGEHDAEARMTSARMLEILSRAPENRDIELEILRKTPDGHIGRDPIKISMDTSKVPFYYGTVVSLMNYVTRENSEKVKIRAIQLVLLFALAATMFRCVARFFQDYIAHKIVNIALNLLRNDCYKHILRMPESFFDKQGRTDFASRLVKDTEAAGAGVKVLLTKAIREPAKAIATLAAALLLHWQIVVVFLLASPFVGIVVQRLGKKIKKATRRSLVEWSNMLTKIEDTTTGLRAVKVYNKQGYENIRFQKINSSLLKQQMKIAKITAATSPLLEILGMIAGLFALLFALNYVIEGHLEPEKFFTLIILLGTSAESVRKSSNTWNRLQESNAAISRVFHILDSPLEKDCENPKKLKGLKESIEFRNISFAYPASETNVLNNLNLSIKVGSKVAIVGHNGSGKTTLLNLLPRFYDPQSGQVLFDGQDISKVSLAELRSKIAVVSQKTITFNDTIFNNIAYGKDNATEQEVIEAAQQAYAHEFIDILPDKYNSFIGQDGAGLSGGQLQRIVIARAILKKPQILIFDEAMSQVDADSESKIYKALEEMTHDRTSFVIAHRFSTVVNSDLIIVMKDGSIEDQGSHEDLMQRSDTYRKLYTTQLL
- a CDS encoding HAD family hydrolase; translation: MASNNIKAVFFDLGETIFNYGDFDKTKAIKQAASLSYDYLADISQPTGTFLRYFLRHLIEIRLRYVWSEWTGREFNSLDVMKNRGARKGYHLTEEQWSHFHWLWYKPLSEICEIEHDLPQTLDKLTNMGLKLGIISNTFINGCSLDRHLESFGILHYFPIRVYSCSLGIRKPHPEIFRYAARQAKLDINQIVYVGDRIDFDVIGSSKAGMNPVLKRAFSSKNKSIPAGTFAIDRLSELPGLLESAVFNSD
- a CDS encoding IS1634 family transposase produces the protein MRLERPRRFGDCWLASEMWDQLGFDRFWSERIDTDRSPVAFSKVLKLLTVSRLIKPSAEYFVHQHWFSQSAMDAILDCDFEIAEKNRLYRCLDRILPYKDELCKYLKDTWQGMFNLEYDILLYDITSTYFEGLCKQNPKAEFGHSKDRRSDCRQVLIALVVTPEGFPLDYEVLQGNTSEKTTLRPLLNKIETMYGKANRVWLMDRGIPTEATLKFMRKNNISYLVGTPRRQLDDYSSELSQKDWEQVNSSVHVKYIEKEGECYVLARSRDRMQKERAMRKRKLRKYLDGLEKLKGYRNYERFYKRLGALQSQAGNAYRCVELDIPGQKERIEAGEFRYHINRQKYRDMIYRDGKYFLRTNQKGKDGKALWNEYMLQCNVEQSFRELKSDLGIRPVYHHKEERVDAHIFVAFISYCLQVTLRHKLRVSACGLTAQAALETMSRIQMLDVTFETLDGRYLLMERYTEPEADQRLILHHLNMDLPLQKPPKIYSSQVKD
- the istB gene encoding IS21-like element helper ATPase IstB; its protein translation is MNNSLHNTLKSLRLSGMLETLEVRLQEAAGNSLTHAEFLELILQDEMLVRKHRQIQRGIKAAGFRELKTLEEFDWQFNTSIKRSRIFDMATCRFISEGVDVLLLGPPGVGKSHLCQAIGYQAVKAGMAVRYRSIFDVARDFLHEDAFACQDKVMNRYLKPELLIIDDMGIKHLPKRCGEYLLEIIMRRHENKSTMMTSNRPLEDWGKLIGDVPSATAILDRFLHHAEIINITGRSYRLKDRAEHGACEKRAGHEG
- a CDS encoding DDE-type integrase/transposase/recombinase, which produces MTVPANITPAELAALVWRIAKSNAGWGRFRVANQLKLLGIFLSASTVRNILNRPQPRKTPRKALKSKKTEDETESRSIPAWYPNHVWSIDTTIVYKWGLLEVHVCVIIDHFSRKIMAAVPLEGPNAGWVINAMDEAIERYGSPKHIISDQGSVFISEAFAECLKNNNRIKHRLGAIGKKGSIAVTERANLTLKSEWLNHVPIIRGIDHLHELCSEFVFWYNAWRPHMALDGNRPDDVFFGNLPEAPARDAKFVPTEIETRYFRQARITGYRLKKAG